One stretch of Anas acuta chromosome W, bAnaAcu1.1, whole genome shotgun sequence DNA includes these proteins:
- the LOC137847121 gene encoding olfactory receptor 14A16-like, with protein MSNSSFPTEFLLLPFADTRDLQLLHFGLFLGIYLSALLGNGLILTAIACNHRLQTPMYFFLFNLALLDLGTITTTVPKAMANSLWDTRAISYLGCATQIFMFALFVAAEFSFLTIMSYDRYVAICKPLHYGTIMDSRTCVNMAEAAWGSTFLYAVLHTANTFSLPLCQGNALDQFFCEIPQILKLSCSDAYLRELGLVVVTLCLLFLCFVFIVLSYVQIFKTVLRIPSQQGRHKAFSTCLPHLAVVSLFISTGTFAYLKPSSMSSSSLNLMLAVLYAVVPPAVNPLIYSMRNQELKDAVRKMMTECF; from the coding sequence atgtccaacagcagcttccccaccgagttcctcctcctgccattcgcagacacacgcgacttgcagctcctgcacttcgggctcttcctgggcatctacctttctgccctcctgggcaatggcctcatcctcacagccatAGCCTGCAACCACCGCCTCCAaacccccatgtacttcttcctcttcaaccttgccctccttgacctgggcACTATTACTACCactgttcccaaagccatggctaattccctgtgggacaccagggccatttcGTACTTGGGTTGTGCTACCCAGATTTTTATGTTTGCTCTCTTTGTCGCAGCAGAGTTTTCTTTCCTCACCATCATGTCCTATGACCgctatgttgccatctgcaaacccctGCACTATGGGACAATAATGGACAGTAGAACTTGTGTCAACATGGCAgaagctgcctggggcagtaCTTTTCTctatgctgtgctgcacactgccaataccttttcccttcccctctgccaaggcaatgccctggaccagttcttctgtgaaattccccagatcctcaagctctcctgctcagatgcctacctcagagaACTTGGTCTTGTTGTGGTTACTTTATGTTTactctttttgtgttttgttttcattgtgctgtcgTATGTGCAGATCTTTAAGACTGTACTGAGGATCCCCTCACAGCAGGGAcgacacaaagccttttccacttgcctccctcacctggccgtggtctccctcTTCATCAGCACTGGCAcatttgcctacctgaagccctcctccatgtcctcctcctccttgaaTCTTATGCTGGCAGTTCTGTATGCAGTGGTGCCTCCtgcagtgaaccccctcatctacagcatgaggaaccaggaactCAAGGATGCAGTTAGGAAAATGATGACAGAATGTTTCTGA